A region of the Chaetodon trifascialis isolate fChaTrf1 chromosome 7, fChaTrf1.hap1, whole genome shotgun sequence genome:
AGTGCTGCTGGGATGGAGTCCAAAATCTTTAATGTCCAGTCCCCACAGAGTGATGGCACAGTTTTACTAAAATCAAACCCATGCATGAAGTAACTTAGTACCCACAGATGAGTGGCTCTGGGGGCTAATCTGTTCAGACAGTGGCAGCGTCACCACAACCCGACATTAGTACTCTGTATCTGCTCTGCTACCTGTTACATGGCCTCACCTGCGTTCTGTTCCACATAACCGAGGCCCTGGAGTGTCCCAGCTTGTTTCTGCACGGCCCCTTATCATAATGCCTCAGGAAAATATCACCCTGCAATTACAAAACACGCATGTCAAGACATGAAATCTACTACACAGCAGTCACCAATGACATTGTAACACAAACTAAAGATAGTgaagcagaggctgagatgTATTGTACTACTTGGCTATAAAAAGTGTACATGGTATCTAAACATGTGGTTTGGCAGCAGTTATTTCTCAGCTTGGGATCAAAACCATGCATCACATCTGTGAGCTGGGTAGGAGGGGAGACTCACATCCAGATTCTGCAGACAGTACCAGCAGAAGGTGTGTTTGCAGCTCTTACACAGCATCTGTGCACAGCCCTGGTTCCTCTCGATGTAGATATCACACATAGGACACCGTTTGATGGGCATGTCAGAGTCACTGTCGAAGCGGGCTCTGCGTGTCGAGAGAAAGACGGGACAGATATGAGGCATGCAGTTAACAGGGGCATATTGTATGAAGCCATGCAAGCCTCAAGAGACTCCAGGCAGAGTGTAAAAATCTTTATTTAGCGGCAGAGTTAAGGGTCAGTGCTGACTTTAACTGGGTTAATTACACTGGGATTCAGAGGTATGAGGGAAGTATTCTCTGAGTGTAATACAGGGCCACAGCTACCACTGAAAAGTCATGTTTGAGGGTTTCAACAACTTGAGTGGCTCACATTCTACAATTTAAACAAGTTGCACAAGGGCGATTATGACATTTTTTAGAGTCGTTATCTCTAAACTTAAATTACTTATAGAATTATTTTCGATCACCTGGGGGCAGGACAACAAGCTGTGAAATCAATCATGATATATCAACATCTAATATAGCAGTTATGGATAACTGTGCCTACTCACACatcctgcagccacagagcagtagcagcattcatttggaatcATGTGTCTGACCACCTGATGAACGCAAGTCCTATTTTCagtctccttttagctctgatttggtctccaccatctgaAGGAAACATCTCATCCTTTATCTAGTATCTCTGCTATTTGGTgctgaaccaaaacagaaaagttgTGGGCCTTAAAGCCAAAACAATATGCTGAAAGAGTGAttttctctgcaggttcagCTTCACAAGCAATCCCTTTCACATAGTATAATAATTTCtgccattgttaatataaaaggAGAGGAGCTTTAAAAAGTGTACACTTCTGTCCACATCTTTTTGAGGATTTTTTGCAGTGATTCGCTGGTTccctcagtcagtctgtcagtgcttAAGATTAAGAATGCCAGATATGTCACTTGTTGCTGATGCATTAAGACAAATTCTTAAGACCAATCCCTcccaaacagcaaacaacatgAGTGTCAAATTGaataatcaaatgaaatgtaaatgacatTTCAGTATAATTATTGGGCTGGTACAGAGACGACTTTGAAAcaagattagattagattaattATGTTGTTAGATAAAATGAATTCAATTTAGTCAAAAGCTGCAGGCTAAAATGCTGGTGACAGCCCTGGTACAACAAGATCGTGTTCGATGACTAATCCTGCAGGCTGATGCGCATGTACTATATCATGCCCTCAAGATCAAGTTTAaagttgatgctgctgctgcttcatcctccAGGGCACACTGCAGAGACCACCGCTTCACTGCAGTGCACAGGCTCCTTCTGTACAGTGAACTAACTGGCTCGGTGCCCACCGTCCTCCTCCCTTTGGCACAGAGACAATGGAATTCCGATATAAGTCAGTGACTCCCCAATGACATCAGACAGTCTGGCAGAGCCACAGCTCGGAGCAGCACAGTAATGTAGCTGTACGATAGGGATGACACAGAGGGCACTGCTGAGGGATACTAAGATATTAACCCTGATATACTGTTTATAGTCAGCTCAGGGGCTCTACTAAGAGATAAGCAACTACACATCACTTGTATAATCCATTTCATGTAAATATCCTACCACAATAATATGAAATGGAGCAACAATTCAAATTGGCAGAGTACAGACAGTTAAAGGGGATACACACCATAtcttaaataaacaataaacattaaacacactggCTAAAATGCATTAATGCAATTATGACTCAGTTACCAGCTTGTTTACAGCAGTCACAAGTGTTTCTTTGTAGACTCCTCTGTGTCCTGAATAACACACTCGTCCTGTTTTCAGCACAGTATCATTTTCAAAGTGCAGCTCAGACTCTGTGGCTGCAGGCAGTAGGCGGCTGACTGACCTGCTTTTATGAGAGGGTGACGATGATATCATGGGCTGGCGCTCAGGGCAGGTATGGCCGTCCTGCCAGGGCCCTCTGCATCCAGAGCAGAAGACAGTGTGACAGGTGGGGCATGGCACAGCGGTGGGCAGGCCCTCAGTGCTCGGCTGCAAACTGCACACCGCCTGGCAGTCCAGCACCGGACACCAGGCTTTACTGGGGTCCAACTTCACTCCTGCAGAAAGCAAAGAGAGGGTGTGATTGGGCATTTCAGAAGTAGACATCAAGTAGCTGAGATGTTATGCACAAAAGTAATGCTAGCAACACTATCTGTGTCAGTGCTATGTGTACAATCAGTAACACTGCTGATCTGACATGGAGGAAGCTCAAGAAAAGTTTCATGTTGGAACTCAAAACTATTTGTCAAGTACTGAAGTCCTCAACAGaacatctgaaaataaaaagccaaaCATTCACTGGTTCCACCTTCTCATATGTGCAAATTTGGTGGTTTTTTGTTTCATATCACTGAATGTCTGTGATTTGAACTGTGGACGAGAAAAACAAGTCAACAGATTAACTGAGAATGAAAACAAGCAGCCCTAATTCTGAAGAATTCTGAGAACTCTGTAATGCTGGTTACTATTAACATTAACCCTTACCTGGTTAGTTAAAAGCAACTCGGCCCACTTACAATACTAACTGTGCACTCAGCATCAGATTCAGTGCTGCTAGCACAATATTTGAACAGACAAAGAAGCTCAAAGTACTGACAAAAGACATGCTCgaggctctgtgaggctgtatgcTAACGAGCTGCCGGGCTGTAAAGTGCTAGACTGACACTACCATCCCTGGTCAGCATGGCTAAAAAACATGTGACAAATGCATTGTTCTCATTTCTGATTGGTTATCTACAAAGGCAGCAACCTTCAAAGTAGTTAATAAGGACAGAAGGATAAGAATTCAACTGAAAATGCTTACAAAAAGTGATCTTTCACAACCAAAACAAGACTGGAGTTTTCATAATATGACCCAGATCACCAACTCATACTTTCATTGTGAATCATAAGAGAAGACAAACATTGTTGCAAAACAGCCTGTACTTTGCACTTTATTATGCTTCCAGTATTGTGAGTCTTATGATTTATGGACTGAGTAAACAATAACTATTATTGGCTTCTACTATTATTATTGGCTTCACACCATTTTATTACTGTGCAGCTGGAAAAGACCAATATAGCTACAAGGCAAACTAACCTCAGTTTGCAATGTGTGCATTTAACATAACAGTCACATGGGCCTCTTGTAGCATATTGTTATTGAATTTCTGCTGGTAATGTCTGGTTTAAGAGAAGATACTGAAGCCACAGTGTCAGTAACCTCCAGGGTAAGACTGgaccagagcagaggagaagaaagggcGCCAGGACGCACAATATCCCAGGCATGTGAAGCTCAGTGTAATGCCACCGGCTAAAGTGTGACCTGAAATAGCCCACTGCCTGTCATCAGTCTTCAGCATGCTCAATACTCGACCCACCTCTCTCAAACTTCAGACGTTGATACAGCTCCACCTGATCTTCTGCGGCCAAGCTAGCTATCTGCAATCACATAGCACAGAGGGGGGCTTTAGTCACGTGTTTGGACACAACACAAGAATAATGACCAATCTGGTATCTTTTTCAAACCCTAATGGATAAATGCAAGAATACATGGTGGTCAAGAAGAAGAGTTTGCGTAGTTGCTGAGAAGCTGATTCTTCAAAGATCATCCAGGATCAACTGGTCACCTAACAACTGCTATTTCTAAGACACCTCAGTCGTTAGTGTTGATTGCAACATtttctaaattaaaaaaaaaagagtgtgcAGCTGTTTCTACATTTCATTTAGTTCAAATGCCATGTTTATGTCATAGTAAAAGCTGCATGATGACATTAGCATACGATCCATGAAAAAGCATGTATTAACTTTTCCATGTCTGCCTGTGAGAGAAACCTTCTGACTGGAAATATTCCCTAAATGATAGAATGACACTTTAGACATGTTTCTAATGTGTTGTTCGAAATTTAGGTCAGAGTCAGTAGCACTAAGGTTTTTGACCTGTTCCTTGGTGATTAGTCTAAGTAGATTAATGTGCTCAGACGGTTTCTCTCTCTCGGCTTTTGCCCCAGTAACAAGGACTTCAGCTTTGTCTTGATTCAGCTGTAGAAAGTTCTGAGTCATCCACAAGCTGGTGTCTGACATACATGCAATTAAGCTGTTGATGGAACTGTAATCATTTGAGCTTACAagcatatatactgtatatattacGAAAATTGAGAAAATTGgaaaacatacagaaactgaAAAGAACTGGACCTGATATAGAGCCCTGCGGGACACCACATGTCAGGTCTATTTAACTAGAAGCTCGATCATCCGTGGTCAGAGAGATCAACCCGGAGCTCAAGTGTGTCTCGCAGAATATTGTGATCTATGGTATTGaatgcagcactgagatctCACAGGACCAGCACAGACAGCTTTTTCTCATCACTGTTCATCTTGAGGTCATTCACAGCTTTGACTAGAGTCGTTACTGTACAGCGCTGGGCCCTAAAACCAGACTGTGACAGAGGAAATCATTCAGCTGTTTAAAGACAAATTTCCCTAAAAGAAAAGGCAGGTTGGAGATTGGTCTGTAGGTCAAGATAGCAGACCAATCTAAATTGTGTTATTTAAGCAGTGATTTAATTAGAGTGGTTTTAAAAGCTgctttaattatttatttgcttaAAGTGATATGAGCTGAGCAAATAGTTAAAGAACAGTAAGCTTGAGAAAATTCTTTATTTCTTACTCCAATCTTTTAAGACTAAAGATAGACTGAAATTAATGTTAAAACTACTTACTGTTCACGTTATTTCCCACAAGTAATTCTTTTTGTAAGTCAACCATTTGCCTAATTTCGCTACTGGATAATAGAGGATAGAAATTCTACAATCAAATCAATTTGGATTCAAATGGAAGGCCAATGCACACGAATTAAAGAGGCTTCTCTTACAATAAGTGTCTTACTGCAGTCATATtaacaccagaaaaacacagcaaatgagGGACTGTGGAGCAGCATACCCATTTGTTTGTCAATTAGCGGTTTAAGCTTCTTCTCTGACATGTTTACTGTGTGGTATCTATGCTGTGTGACAGCTCATGGagtttcactttctgtctgaCTCATTTTACTCTTCATACTCAAAAACAAGAATTTCCTCAGAAATGTCATTAAGGCTGGATACACTGGATTTTCACAACACATTTTGGCTAATCCAGCCCACACAATTTGAATACCACGAGGGTGAAAATCCAACTTCAGATTTCCTTCGAAGTTTGCTTGCAAAACTCAGGACTGTAAACAAACTGGTGTAGCCAGCAACCTAGGCAACACCTACAGCAAAAAAAGGCGAAAAATAGCTCttcagtatgtgtttgtgcatcaacattatttttgtatttcatgGCCTCTGAAGACTCTTTGCTTTCTTTGGTTTGACTCATGGCCTATATATCATTGGTTTGAAACAGGGCATACCTCAGAGTCTGGTAGCACTCCAGTGTTTTGACAGGCCATATCTGGGCAGGTGATGGGTGCACCCCCGCCTTCCATGATGGCCAGCTGAACATATTGCTGCAGACACTGCAGAGGGAGAAGCAACACAGCAGCATAAGTCTGGGTACTGAATGAAATAGGGAGAACTGTACCATAATGCATCACACGCGTCAAGTCCAATATACAGCATCATAATACATATTTCCTTTACTTTCCACCCTGGGTGAAAATTaatattaacacacacagcacatcaaaACATGACTCATGACAACtgaagtaaaaacaaagaaagcagaagaaaagctgTTGTGCAAATAGGGCAAACTAAATGCTGCATAGGCATGAGGTGTTATCAGCACTCACACGTCAAAAGTCATATGTTGCCTCAGCCATGATAGTGTGGAAGGTTAGGAGGAACTATGTAAACATTGTGCAATGGCAGACAGTTTTGAGGAACTGAAAATAGAAACATTTGAATATCACTTTTCTGAATAACTATTAATCATAGAAGTTGTTTTTGGATCAATTCTTAGATGCAAACGTGTGCTTATCATGTACGTCCTCATACAGCACGAtgtaatgagctgaaagaaaacaacacaagcaATCCTCTGTGTTCTTGGaccagagagggacagaaacaTCAGGTTTGTAAAATGAAGTCCAACTGATAAGCAAGGTTTACTGTATCCATGTCTCTCCTTCTTCCCCCGTGACACcacgtgtgggtgtgtgttttatctaCGTGACCTTGTGCGTGCAACACTTACAACTTAGCTAGCTTGCACAGAGATTAATACCTGCCACTATCAGGCAGCCTGTATGTGTCAGGGCACAACACCAGCTATCAGTTTCCTCTCTCATAAAAGGACTGAAAATGCTCCCAGGAAACGTTTGTGAGCTCAGCAGCTTTGATCAATCACAAAATCTTCTGAGGACAAGACAAA
Encoded here:
- the rnf144b gene encoding E3 ubiquitin-protein ligase RNF144B gives rise to the protein MEAVAPLSPSRRARSSLIPPSSPPCTPRPNTASRSPTLSREAGDSAPGTPEAGANPEPGPEVFCKLCLSEQPPAATRELQSCSCVFCTACLQQYVQLAIMEGGGAPITCPDMACQNTGVLPDSEIASLAAEDQVELYQRLKFERGVKLDPSKAWCPVLDCQAVCSLQPSTEGLPTAVPCPTCHTVFCSGCRGPWQDGHTCPERQPMISSSPSHKSRARFDSDSDMPIKRCPMCDIYIERNQGCAQMLCKSCKHTFCWYCLQNLDGDIFLRHYDKGPCRNKLGHSRASVMWNRTQVVGILVGVSIIVLVTSPLLLLASPCILCCVCKPCSGKKKKKKRKKDLSQPDSSTS